tgataaacagggcaaaatagaaatggGCCTATAACAGTTGGGATCAatttgatctccccctttaagtAAAGGACGAAACGTGGCTCGCTTCCAAGCAATAGAAACCTCACCATAAAGGAGAGACATGTTACAAAGGTTCGATATAGGCTTGGAGATGATAGGGTCAGCAAGGAGAAGGCCAAATATCATTAGGCCAAATATCATTCCAGTTTGCTTCGTTTTTATGttagttctttccaatgtgtcaagtaattatctatttttcttttctcatgatttggttgggtttaATTGTGCTGCTTTCCTGGGGCTCTGTCGTGTATTTGTGAATCATAGCCCCATGACCAGCTTGCTGAGGGGACACTTctctaggttaatctctctgtaggtgatggctttgttatggaacgtttgggaatcacttccctttaggtggttgtagaatatAAAGGCtcttttagccagatcctaattgggatgttgaattttatgttcattTTGATGGCTTAGAATGCCCTTActttgtctctcagatcattcaccgctttgtggaagttacctgtggtgctgatgtttaggccgaggtaggtgtgtttttctgtgtactctagggcaacggtgtctagatggaatttgtatttgtggtcctggcaattGAACCTTTTTTGGATCCCCATTATTTGTAgtataggtgctgctgtaggcccttgttgggaacagaagcaccagatcattaGCAAACAGTTAACATTGTACTTCAGATTCTAGGAGGGTGAggtcgggtctctctctctctctctctctctctctctctctctctctctctctctctctctctctgtctctgtctctgtctctgtctctgtctctgtctctctctgtctctctctctctgtctctcacacacaactttccaaaatattttttacaaatcTGACACATTATTGTGGTTACTTGATTAGTGTAAACAAAAGCCTTGTGAACCAAGACCACTGCAGCGGGTGCGTGTCTGTTTGAGGGTTTGTGTGTTTTTATGCGTTTACTGTATAtgtttgtatgtggtgtgtttactgtgtgttcCGTTCTTCCCCAGTAAGTGGACTGAGTGGATGAGAGATGTGGCTGTGGTCAGACAAGTCCATTCAGAGCGGGTTTTGGTTCCTCTGGGTGTGTACGAGGCCTGGTGTCTGATGGGCCTGCTCTATGACTGGATGCCTGAGggctctctacactctctactaTACCAGGTCAGTGTTATATATGCGCGCTCAGTCTAACTCAAATATGAATATGCATGTATAGTGTGTGGCAGTAGGCTAATTGATTCATCTAAGTTGGTTCTACAGCTTCCCTGTGTTGCAGCATACAGTAGACACAGAGTAcaccaaacattttttttaaaacttcctaatattgagtcgctctttgccctcagaacagcctcaatttgtcagggcatggactctacaatgtgtcgaaaacattccacagggatgctggctcatgttgacttcACTGCTTCCCACAgtagtgtcaagttggctggatgtcctttgggtggtggaccattcttgatgatcacgggaaactgttgagcgtgaaaaaccagcagcgttacagttcttgacacaaaccggtgcgcctggcacctgctaccataccccgttcaaaggcactgaaatattttctcttgccaattcaccctctgaatggcacacacaatcCACGTATCAATTGCCTCAAAAAGAGAAtcctaaaaatccttctttaacctgtttcctcatctacactggttgaagtggatttaacaagtgacatcaataagggatcatacctttcacctggattcacctggtctgtctgtcatggaaagagcagctgttcttaaagttttatacactcagtgtatcaaCAAACTGGTGGACAAACTGGTGGACAAACTGGTGGTCGATAGATGCACATAAAGTTAGTCAAGTAATGTCCTTCTTTTGATTGCTTTATTTACAATTCCTGTGTCTTCATGGAGACCAGTGCTGTGCTTGTCGCCCACATGCTGTGCCTGGAAAGCCCCTGGCAGAAGCAATAAGAGATCTATCTTTCATCAGCACTGTCACTGCCTTATTTACACTAAGAGCTCTTCCTGTTTCAGGAGAAAGTTCGGACAGTAGACGTGACACTGCACATGATTTAGTCTATCTGTGGTTAAACTGTATTTACACACAGTAAGTTGTGTTGTGGTCATGTTGAATTCTATAGTATTTTCAGTTCACAATTTCAACTTCGTGTTGTCATGTGCTTTTTTTTCAGTTCCCTTTTATTTATTATCCATTATAATGAAGTGAATAGATTTGATACTGCATCTTTTGAATGATTGTAACCTTTGTTATCTCTGTCAGACCCAGCTGTATCCAGGTCTACCCATGAGTTTCAGGCTAGGCATCCTATTAGATGTGGCAGAGGGGTTGTGCCACCTCCACTGCATACCAGTCCCCCACCAGGCCCTGAAACCCACCAATGTTCTCCTGGACCAGCAGTACCGGGCCAAGGTAGAGAACAGTGACTGATAACTGATCCAGTCCTGTACTACAGAGACTCAAGTCTTCTCTCTGAGTGGTGAAACTAATGTGAGAAAGAACTCCCTTTGATTGATGGTATATTTTCCATGGGATATGGTGTATTGTGAACAGTTGCAGGTGTAAGCTTTACAGTGTACGTACGTGGGTTTGAGTCTGTGTTAGAGCAGGTGTTTTTTGTCggtttgtgtgtgggtgtttatgtTCATCTGTGGGGGTGTTTATGCTTGCGTGTGTTGTCGTTTATGTTCATCTGTGTGGGTGTTCATGTTCCTACCCCCAGGTGAGTGACTGGGGCCTGCCCAGGGAGTGGAGGGTTGGCTACTCTCTCTCTGCTGGAGGGGGGCCCTGCTTCAGGGACTTGGTGTACCTGTCTCCTGAGGCCCTGACTGGCACCACACCCACTGTGGAGGCAGACATGTACAGGTGAGGTCACCTTTCATGAACCTGCCACTTCAAACAGTCATATTCACCAATTACATTTACCAGGTGGGGGAAGGATATGTTTACCACTTTTCTACAGATTCCTTTACTAATGACCATGCAGTTACCCAATGAGCATCTTCTCTCTTTAGCTTTGGTGTGCTGCTGTGGGAGACTTTGAACAGAAGACAACCATGTGAAGGTGTTTCCATTTCTTTCCGTCTATTCAAAGCACAACTCTGTTTCTATCAGCAGAGACTAGGTTATACCTGGCCGTATATCATACAGTCTCaatattttattacatttgtcGTTTGTAACACATCATTGTCATTGTCTATGCCCAAGCAGATTTGCTCCAGCTGCTTTCAGGTGATGATGGGATTGGTTCAGGCCTGAAGGATGTGCTGCTACCCAAGCATGTACCCCACTGCCATACCCTCTCTCAGCTGATGACCAACTGCTGGAGCACTAACCCACACAGCCGTCCAACAGCAGAGGGTAAGTCTGTCTGTGAGGGTGAATCAGAGTGTAGATAGACAATGTTGAAGAGAGCAGCTGTGCCTGGTCTTTGTGATCTCTCCCTACAAGTCCCCCTTCCTTGACTGCTTACCTTACCTGCCTGTTGAGGACGAGTAACAAGCAGAATCACTTGCAGCACCCACTTCCTCTCTGTTCCACACGCCGAGACTGAGAGATACATTCCCATACCCTACTTCTGCCACTTAATCAATAAGACTCTTTGAGTCTTCTCATCTAAATTGTGTTCAATTGTTTATTTTCTGGTGTTAGTTCATATCCGTGTATTTCCTTGCCTATGACTGCCATGTGGGTATTTAAAAAAACGGAAACTTTTGGTGCGTTATTTTCAATGTGATGTTTAGCAGGACATCTTTCTCATGTCCTCTTctttctctggctctctgtccACAGACTGTGCACTGGAACTGAGGAGCGTCATAGCAACCTTTGATCCCGATGCCATGACAAGGGCTACCCTCAGGGTGAGGGAAAGCAAGGTACAGTTCTATTACACTCCGAAGTCCGATATTCTCTATTTTCACAAGCCTGATCTGCTATCAGTTTGTTTTGACTGAGGAAATCAGGATCTGTTTCATGTGTTTTTAATCTCTCAACAGTTATTACTGAAAACAGTAAATAGACCAGTCACTAATCATGAGCAAACATGCGTATGTGTTTTCTGTCCCTTTACCAGGAGAGGGCGCTACATGACTCTAAAATACATCCTGTGGAGGACATTCCCATTGAGATAAACAACCTAGAAGTGAGCTTGGTTCACATTTGTTTGTGATATTCTGATTGTACTTAATGCTTGTGATGTCTTACATTGAAATCAATATTTACTTATCTCATTACTAGGCCTGCGCTGGTTCCGGAGACACTAAATGTGTGGGCAACAAGACACTGCCCTTTCCACAGACTTCCTGTCCTAGTGAAACGCTCCCTAATCCCACTACAGCCATATATACAGGGGAAGCACCCCAGAGGAAGCACTGTCAGGGTAAGAACTTCAAACTGATTGATAATGAGAGCAGTTTGTGAATATGCTCAGTTTGTTGTCAGTGAAACCACCCTGTTGTTTATCTTCTTTATTAAATAGTAATTAATTGATATCGTATCTTGAACAGTCTAACAGCAACGTGTCTCTCCCCAGACTGTGTGTCTGGCTCTGTGGTGTCTTCCACCAGTCCCAGATGTCCCAGCAGTGGACCGGGTCCTGAGCATTTCAGAGGGACAGGAGGCGTCTCCCAGGGACAGAGACTCAGCCCACCACCCCCACTCTCCTCCAGTCCCTCCAAAGCCCTCAGACAGAGCCCTCTCAACCAGCCCACTGCCAGCTCCCATGGTAGAAAATGTGTTTAAGCTTAGACCTCCCACCTATTACCCAGTTTTGTCTGCAAACGTATGTACAGTGCCAGACTGTAGCTATCTAGAATTGACTCATCTTTCTCTAGCGTGTCTAAAATGTTGCTGAAAAAGGTGAAGACAAAGTAAAGCAATATGAAAATGAGTAGACGTTACAAACAGTgcctccatgtgtgtgtttgtatgtgcacaGTAAGCAGTTTGGGGGATTGCTGGTTTCCTGCATGGCCATCCTTTCACAGTCTTTTCAGTGTCCAATGCGTTTCCTCCCTTGAGGATCTTTGTTTCTCTCTACAAGTTGTCTGTTGTCCCAGTAAATGCTCTGAGTCAAAAACATTTTGGCTACTAGACATTTATGATTGTGACCAGTGTGTTGAATAAGAGGGTAACTTGTCTAGTAGGGCTATGAATCTACGGTACGTATTACTGTCTTTCATATGATATAGCTACAGCTTGTCTCTTGTCCTCtttctctgttgtccaggtatttTTCTTAAAGTCCTCTCTACACGATTTGTGTCTTATGAGTGTTTGAGAGAGATGTGATATTATAGTTCTTGTGTCATCCCTGAAACTTCACCCTCCCTTCTTTGTCCGCAGCTGCACGGTGTGTGTCTGCGACTCCAGTGGCGGTGAGCTATTGTCGTATGCTGCGCGAGAGACGTGAAGGCATCATTCGAGGCATGACGGAGGGACGACTCAACAACCTGCTGGATGTGCTCATCTCACGGCGAGCCCTTCCCCCGGAGGCCTTTGAGGtcatctctgcctctctgacaCTGACCTCTCGCACACGCTCCCTACTGGACACCTGTGCCTGTCAGGGGGAACATGCAGCTTCCCTGGTAGCTACCACCCTCGGTCTGATGTCCATTGCCACCAATTGTGGCCCTCCACAGATGCCTCACTGAAGGTGGATGGATGGTTATTAGAATGGGGGGTTGTGTAGTGAAGGGCCCCTAACCAAATGTATCTGTTCACGGTTTATCATGTCATACTGTATCTCAGAGTGTGTCAATTGAGACTGGAGCCTTGGAATGAAGAGCTGAGGAACCCTAACCAAATCTATTCTATACTCACTCAGGTCTAATACAGACCACGGTCAGTCAGAGTGAATATCAATTGGAGAACCTGAGATTCGTAATTTCATCAGAACAGCTGCAATGACTCATCTATATCCATAGAGATCCATGTTGGGGACACACCTGTCCATGCCTTTGATAAGTCTGAGTATTCAATCAGAGTGGTGCTACCTCTGAAGTTGATGTCAATCAAACGTTTGATTAGAGGAAGCTTCTGTGACAGTCAAATGATAGAAACAATCATGTTGGAGAG
This genomic interval from Oncorhynchus keta strain PuntledgeMale-10-30-2019 chromosome 2, Oket_V2, whole genome shotgun sequence contains the following:
- the LOC118358508 gene encoding receptor-interacting serine/threonine-protein kinase 2-like isoform X2, with product MAVETVHQEDVLNVILCRTSAGGCLQGTYKRTELQVSIKVLSSRTAGGSKWTEWMRDVAVVRQVHSERVLVPLGVYEAWCLMGLLYDWMPEGSLHSLLYQTQLYPGLPMSFRLGILLDVAEGLCHLHCIPVPHQALKPTNVLLDQQYRAKVSDWGLPREWRVGYSLSAGGGPCFRDLVYLSPEALTGTTPTVEADMYSFGVLLWETLNRRQPCEDLLQLLSGDDGIGSGLKDVLLPKHVPHCHTLSQLMTNCWSTNPHSRPTAEDCALELRSVIATFDPDAMTRATLRVRESKERALHDSKIHPVEDIPIEINNLEACAGSGDTKCVGNKTLPFPQTSCPSETLPNPTTAIYTGEAPQRKHCQDCVSGSVVSSTSPRCPSSGPGPEHFRGTGGVSQGQRLSPPPPLSSSPSKALRQSPLNQPTASSHAARCVSATPVAVSYCRMLRERREGIIRGMTEGRLNNLLDVLISRRALPPEAFEVISASLTLTSRTRSLLDTCACQGEHAASLVATTLGLMSIATNCGPPQMPH
- the LOC118358508 gene encoding receptor-interacting serine/threonine-protein kinase 2-like isoform X1, with amino-acid sequence MAVETVHQEDVLNVILCRTSAGGCLQGTYKRTELQVSIKVLSSRTAGGRSFTALWKLPVVLMFRPSKWTEWMRDVAVVRQVHSERVLVPLGVYEAWCLMGLLYDWMPEGSLHSLLYQTQLYPGLPMSFRLGILLDVAEGLCHLHCIPVPHQALKPTNVLLDQQYRAKVSDWGLPREWRVGYSLSAGGGPCFRDLVYLSPEALTGTTPTVEADMYSFGVLLWETLNRRQPCEDLLQLLSGDDGIGSGLKDVLLPKHVPHCHTLSQLMTNCWSTNPHSRPTAEDCALELRSVIATFDPDAMTRATLRVRESKERALHDSKIHPVEDIPIEINNLEACAGSGDTKCVGNKTLPFPQTSCPSETLPNPTTAIYTGEAPQRKHCQDCVSGSVVSSTSPRCPSSGPGPEHFRGTGGVSQGQRLSPPPPLSSSPSKALRQSPLNQPTASSHAARCVSATPVAVSYCRMLRERREGIIRGMTEGRLNNLLDVLISRRALPPEAFEVISASLTLTSRTRSLLDTCACQGEHAASLVATTLGLMSIATNCGPPQMPH